From Streptomyces sp. SCSIO 75703:
TTGGCGGTTGCGCGCCGGTGAGGGAGCGGCCCGCGACCACGAAGGTCGGGGAGTTGGTGACGCCCCGCGCCTTCCCGGAGAGCAGCAGCTCCCGTACGCGCGTCTCGCCCTCGCCCCGGGCGAGCCGGGCCGCGCCCTCGGGGAAGCCGGCCGCGCGGGCCGCGTCGGCCAGGACCTGCGGTGAGCCGATGTCGCGGGCCTCGACGAAGTGGGCCCGCAACAGGGCCTGTGCCACGGCGTCCTGCACGCCGGGGGCGCCGTGGTCGAGGGCGAGGACGAGCAGGCGGTGCGCGTCGTGGCTGCTGGTGCGCCAGGCCGCGCCCCAGCGGGGTCCGATGCCCTCCCGCGCGGCGATGCGGGAGACCCGGGTCCGGTTCCCGGCCGTCGAGAGACCGGGGGCGCACTGGCGCAGCGCGTCGTCCACCAGCGGGTCGCGCAGTTCGTCGTCGAGCGGGACCGCCGGGTCGGGAGCCATCGGGTCGACGCGGAACGGGCGCCACACCACCTCCGCCCCCTCGCCCGCGTCCAGGCCGGCGAGGGCGCGTTCCAGTCGGCGCCGGCCGATGAAGGCCCACGCGCACACGACGTCCGCCCAGATCTCGATCACCATACGGCCCAGAGTAGGCGACGCCTGTCAAGTAAGCGACACCTGTCCAGGTGTCGCTGCTCACGCCGGGGCCACCCCGGTGAACCGTCCGGCCACCCTGAGGTCCGCCTCGATGGCGTCGGCCGTGCGGCGCAGCTCCGGCAGGATCTCCGCGACGCACTCCCCGGGCGTCCGGCGGGCGGCGTGCATCGCCACGTTCAGCGCCGCCACCGCCCGGCCCGTACGGTCGCGCACCGGCACCGCGAGCGACCGCAGCCCGGCCTCCAGCTCCTCGTCGACCAGGGCGTACCCGCGCTCCCGCACCTCCTCCAGGAGCCGGGGCAGACCGGCCGCCGGGGCCGGGGGGCGGGCGTCGGCGGGGAGACCGGCCAGCAGTACCCGGCCCAGCGAGGTCGCGTACGCGGGGAGGCGGGAGCCGAGGGCGACGCGGGCGCTCATCACCCGGCCCGCCGAGGCCCGCGCCGTGTACTGGATCTCCTCGCCGGTCTCCGACAGGACGGCCAGCGACGCCGATTCGCGCACCCGGCCGGCGAGCGCGGCCAGGTGGGGTTCCGCGATCCGGGGCAGCGAGGTGCGGGAGAGCGGCGGGAAGCCGAGGGACAGCACCCCGGGGGTCAGCGTGAAGGTGCGGCCGGGGCCCGGCGCGACCAGCCCCGCCCACTCGTACGTGATCAGCGCGCGGCGTGCCGTCGCCCGTGCCAGGCCGGTCGCCTCGGCGACCTGGGTGAGCGTGAGCGCGGAGCGGCCCTCGCCGAACGCGGTCAGGACGGTCAGCC
This genomic window contains:
- a CDS encoding DsbA family protein; this encodes MVIEIWADVVCAWAFIGRRRLERALAGLDAGEGAEVVWRPFRVDPMAPDPAVPLDDELRDPLVDDALRQCAPGLSTAGNRTRVSRIAAREGIGPRWGAAWRTSSHDAHRLLVLALDHGAPGVQDAVAQALLRAHFVEARDIGSPQVLADAARAAGFPEGAARLARGEGETRVRELLLSGKARGVTNSPTFVVAGRSLTGAQPPKTLAEFLRATAPEEERGLPAEVRRFREAEALLDLGDPLGCLTLLTPLLAEQGTDRGVRTLAARAYFHSAQLAQAEAMLRPLVTQAPDDSYARLLLGRTLERRGRAEEAAAHLRLATAMTPSYGT